A window of the Citrus sinensis cultivar Valencia sweet orange chromosome 9, DVS_A1.0, whole genome shotgun sequence genome harbors these coding sequences:
- the LOC102630100 gene encoding subtilisin-like protease SBT1.3 yields MGENPVVKWVFFVLANCLAFSIGFSADVESTKKTYIVQMDKSAMPESFSDHAEWFSSTVKSVAYKNDEDRIIYSYQTAFHGVAARLSEEEAERLEQEDGVMAIFPETKYELHTTRSPLFLGLEPADSTSIWSQKVADYDVIVGVLDTGIWPESASFNDTGMTPVPAHWKGACETGRGFQKHHCNRKIVGARVFYRGYEAATGKINEQNEYKSPRDQDGHGTHTAATVAGSPVHGANLLGYAYGTARGMSTGARIAAYKVCWSGGCFSSDILSAVDRAVADGVNVLSISLGGGVSSYHRDSLSIATFGAMEMGVFVSCSAGNGGPDPVSLTNVSPWITTVGASTLDRDFPATVKLGTGRTITGVSLYKGRRALLPNKQYPVVYMGSNSSNSSSLCLEGTLNPTTVAGKIVICDRGISPRVQKGQVVKDAGGIGVILANTAANGEELVADCHLLPAVAVGEIEGKEIKQYALTSPKATASLALLGTRVGIKPSPVVAAFSSRGPNFLTLEILKPDIVAPGVNILAAWSGETGPSSLPADHRRVKFNILSGTSMSCPHVSGIAALLKARHPEWSPAAIKSALMTTAYVHDNTHNPLKDASSYEPSSPYDHGAGHINPVKALDPGLIYDINAQDYFDFLCSQKLTPMELQVFRKYANRTCRHSIAKPGDLNYPAISVVFPETANVSALTLRRTVTNVGPPVSNYHVVVSPFKGVAIKVEPQKLHFTKKYQKLSYKITFTTKSPETIPEFGGLIWKDGVHKVRSPIVITRLSSI; encoded by the coding sequence ATGGGTGAAAATCCAGTAGTGAAATGGGTTTTTTTCGTTCTAGCAAACTGCCTAGCCTTCAGCATTGGCTTCTCTGCCGATGTTGAATCAACGAAGAAGACTTATATTGTCCAAATGGACAAGTCTGCCATGCCGGAATCCTTTTCGGATCACGCTGAATGGTTCTCATCGACTGTGAAATCGGTAGcttataaaaatgatgaaGACAGGATAATTTACAGTTATCAGACTGCTTTCCATGGAGTAGCAGCACGGTTGAGTGAAGAAGAAGCTGAGAGGCTAGAACAAGAAGATGGTGTAATGGCCATATTTCCTGAGACCAAGTACGAGCTCCACACGACAAGGAGTCCCCTGTTTCTTGGGCTGGAACCTGCAGACAGCACAAGTATTTGGTCTCAGAAAGTAGCTGATTATGACGTTATTGTTGGAGTGCTTGACACTGGGATATGGCCTGAAAGTGCAAGCTTTAACGATACGGGCATGACGCCGGTGCCTGCTCATTGGAAAGGCGCTTGTGAAACGGGCCGTGGCTTCCAGAAGCATCATTGTAACAGAAAGATTGTGGGTGCAAGAGTGTTCTACCGTGGATACGAAGCTGCTACTGGAAAGATTAACGAGCAAAACGAGTATAAATCACCAAGAGATCAAGACGGGCATGGGACTCACACAGCAGCCACTGTTGCTGGCTCTCCTGTACATGGCGCAAATCTTCTTGGTTACGCTTATGGAACGGCTAGGGGAATGTCCACCGGAGCGAGAATTGCGGCCTACAAGGTTTGCTGGTCCGGAGGTTGCTTCAGCTCAGATATTTTGTCGGCGGTTGATAGAGCAGTTGCTGATGGAGTGAATGTTTTGTCAATTTCGTTGGGTGGTGGAGTGTCATCTTATCATCGTGACAGTTTGTCGATAGCTACGTTTGGAGCAATGGAAATGGGTGTTTTTGTGTCATGTTCTGCAGGAAATGGAGGTCCAGATCCTGTTAGCCTCACAAATGTATCGCCATGGATTACAACAGTTGGTGCTAGCACATTGGATAGAGATTTTCCTGCTACTGTTAAGCTTGGAACTGGCAGGACTATAACTGGAGTTTCACTGTATAAAGGCAGGAGGGCTTTGTTGCCAAATAAGCAATATCCTGTGGTTTATATGGGAAGCAACTCAAGCAACTCAAGCTCTTTGTGCTTGGAGGGAACTTTGAATCCGACCACGGTTGCCGgaaaaattgtgatttgtgacCGCGGTATTAGTCCTCGAGTGCAAAAGGGTCAAGTTGTGAAAGATGCCGGAGGAATTGGCGTGATTCTTGCAAATACAGCAGCAAACGGAGAGGAGCTAGTTGCAGATTGTCACTTACTGCCAGCAGTTGCTGTGGGAGAAATTGAAGGGAAAGAGATTAAGCAATACGCATTGACAAGTCCAAAAGCAACGGCATCTCTAGCATTGCTAGGCACCAGAGTGGGCATTAAGCCGTCCCCAGTAGTGGCAGCATTTTCCTCCAGAGGGCCAAATTTCCTTACACTTGAAATTCTGAAACCTGATATTGTGGCACCCGGAGTGAACATTCTTGCTGCTTGGAGTGGTGAGACAGGGCCATCAAGCTTGCCGGCGGATCACCGGAGAGTGAAGTTTAACATATTGTCTGGAACTTCAATGTCTTGCCCTCATGTGAGTGGAATTGCAGCTCTGCTCAAGGCAAGGCATCCGGAATGGAGTCCAGCGGCAATCAAATCTGCCCTCATGACAACAGCTTATGTTCATGATAACACACACAATCCTCTTAAAGATGCCTCATCATATGAACCTTCAAGTCCGTATGACCACGGTGCAGGACACATAAATCCAGTGAAAGCACTGGACCCAGGTTTGATTTATGACATTAATGCACAGGATTACTTCGATTTCCTCTGCTCACAGAAGCTAACTCCGATGGAGCTACAAGTTTTCCGAAAGTATGCAAATAGAACTTGCCGACACTCTATTGCCAAGCCAGGGGATTTGAATTATCCAGCAATCTCAGTTGTGTTCCCAGAGACAGCAAACGTTTCTGCATTGACTCTCCGcagaactgtcaccaatgttGGGCCTCCTGTTTCAAATTACCACGTTGTTGTTTCACCATTCAAAGGTGTAGCCATTAAAGTGGAGCCCCAAAAATTACATTTCACTAAGAAATACCAGAAACTTTCTTACAAGATTACTTTCACAACAAAATCTCCAGAAACGATTCCAGAATTTGGAGGTTTGATTTGGAAAGATGGAGTACACAAAGTTAGAAGCCCAATTGTTATAACCAGGCTGTCATCAATATAA